The Neorhizobium sp. NCHU2750 genome contains the following window.
ATTATTGTTCCGAAAGAAAAGCGCAATCCGCCGAGATCGGCAACACTTTTCCAAAATCACGGATAATCGCATCGAGAGGAACCGGCCATGGATCAGCTATCGGCAATGCGCGTTTTCGTCAGGGTGGTCGAAACCGGCAATTTCACCCGTGCGGCCGCCACACTCGATATTCCGAAGACCACGGTGACGAACATGGTTCAGGCGCTTGAGGCGCACCTGAAGACCACTCTGCTCAACCGCACGACGCGGCGCGTCATGGTCACCAATGATGGCGCTCTCTACTACGAGCGCGCCACCCAGATCCTCGCCGACATCAACGAACTCGACGGCAGCCTGTCCAACTCGCAGACCCAGCCGAGCGGACGTGTTCGCCTGGAAATGGCGGGCGCCTTCGCCGACCTGATTGTCATTCCCTACCTATGCGACTTCCATGACCGCTATCCGCTGATCAAGCTCGACATCGGCGTCGGCGACCGGCTGGTCGACTATATCGCCGAAAACGTCGACTGCGCCCTGCGCGGCGGCACGCCGACGGACCAGTCGCTGATTGTGCGGAAGGTCGGTGAAATCGGCATGCAGGCATATGCCGCACCGCTCTATCTGGAGAAGATGGGAGACCCGAGCCATCCCGCAGACCTGAACGAAGGGCATCGCTGCGTCGGCTATCTTCAGGCACCATCAGGTCGCATCATGCAGATGAACTTTCGCCGTGGCGAGGAACAGGTCGACATCGATCCGAACTACATCGTCTCGGTCAACGATGCCCGCTCCTATCTCGATGCAGCCATAGCCGGCGTCGGTATTGCCCAGGTTCCACGCTTCATGGCGCAGAAACCGCTCCAGGAGGGCCGTCTCGTGCCCGTTTTGAGCGACTGGGTCTGCGAGTCCTTCCCGCTCTACATCGTCTATCCCCAGACCCGCCACCTGAGCAACAAGGTGCGCGTCGTCGTGGACTGGCTCGCCAAGCGGGTCCAGGACCTGAAAGTGGAGGAAAACCGCCAGATGATGCGTGAGGCGAGCTGAGCGGCCACCACGCGACCCTTGTCACCGTAAAGTCTGCAGCCTCAGCCGTATGGCGAAGTGCAGGCCTTGCGCGGACCGCCGTCGAATGGCTGGTAGCTGTTGTCTTCGGGCCGGTACGAGCGGTAGCGCTCGTGGCACCATTGTTCATGTGCATCCGGAGCAGAAGCGCCCGCGTCGGCCGACTGCTGCTGTTCCACGCTCTGCGAGCCGGGAGAGGTGGCGGCGATGCTGGCAGCCGGTTCGCGACTTTCCGCATGGAAAGCCTTATTGGCGTCCGTGCCTGCGATCCGCTGAACCGCCGGCTGTAGCGCCACGGTCTTCTCCTGATCACCACCTGCGTCAGGCGCATTCTCGCGATCCGGCGCCCGTGCTGCCACCTGCACGTCCCCATCGGTTGCCGGAACATCCGCGACGACCGGCAGGCCCGCTATACGCTGATAGGTCTCCTTCGCCGGATCGACAACGACAGGGGCCGAGGTCCACAGGTCGGGAGTGTCCAGGTGAGCAAAATGATGGGGAGCAGGGTCCGCGATGAATTGCGGCACCGCAGCCAGCCCGGACAGGACAATCGTGACGACACTGGCCAAGAGAACAATCTGGGGGAGGATAGCACGCACGCTGGTGACACCGGCTGGATTCGAATTGCCACGAAAATGCGCGGAACATCCGAAAAGTTCCGCTCTCGCGAAAATAATCTCGCCGCCTAAACTACTGTCATATCTGTGGTTTAAGAAGAGATGGTGGGTGATGTAGGGCTCGAACCTACGACCCGCTGATTAAGAGTCAGCTGCTCTACCAACTGAGCTAATCACCCGAAACCGACTGCATCAGTGGCCTGCGCCGTCGGTGTGAGTGGGCGTATAAAGGGCTTCTTTTGGCTTGTCTAGCGGCCAGAATGATTTTCTTTGTGCAACTGCTCAAAAAAAATCGATAGAACGGCTAAACCCCTTATTTTTCAGGCTTTTCCGTGAGTTCATTTTTTTAGAAGTGGAGAACGCCCTCTGCCATCTTCACCGCCTGCCCGCCGATCCGGGCCTTGGCGATCTCGCCGCCCTTGGAATCGATATGCAGGTGGATGAAGGACGGGCGGCCGATTTCCAACCCTTGCTCGACGATCATCGGATGATGCCCGTCAGGCAGCGCATCGAATTGCTGCACCGCTCCCGCAAGAGCAGCGACCGCGGCTCCTGTCGCCGGATCCTCCCAGATCCGCATGTCGGGAGAAAACATCCGCGCATGAAACTTTGCCTGATGGTGGACGCCACCGCGACAATAGACATAGGCCGAGGCCAAGGTTCCGTCGACGAAGGGTGCCACCCGCTCCCAAAGCGTCGATTCGAATTCAAGATTTTGCACGGTCGCAAGGTTCCTGAGCGGGATCAGCACGAAGGGAACGGCTGCCGTCCAGACGGACAGAACGTGGTTCTCGAAGGCCATGTCGGTAGACTTGACCGTCAGCGCATCGGCAATCCCCTGCCGGTCCAGCGGCATGTCAATCCTTGCAGGACGCTTCGGCAATTCGAATTCCGCAAAAGAGGCCTCGCCCTTGCGCATGCGGATGGCGCAGCGCACCGGCCCGACCGTCTCTTCCAGCACCGCCATCAGATCGAGGTCCGTCTCGCCCGGAGGGTGGTCCCGTTCCGCCAGTGCAATCGCCGAGCCGACTGTCGGGTGGCCGGCAAACGGCAATTCCTTCGCCGGCGTGAAGATGCGCAGCCTTGCGGCATGCCCGCTGCCCTCGGGCGGAAGAATGAATGCCGTCTCCGACAGGTTCATTTCCCGCGCGATCGCCTGCATCGCTTCATCGGACAGCCCATCCGTATCGAAGATCACGGCAAGCGGGTTGCCGGAAAGTCTCTGACCGGTGAATACATCGTAGATGGCATAGCGTCTTGCCACGTCACTCCCTCCCAAAGAATGTGGGGGCACCCTGCCTTACCATGCGACCATGTGCAAGACTGGCGGCTCAGCGCCGCGGCAGGCCGAAATGCCAGTCGAGGATCGGATACATCAAAGGATTATAGTGGTGTGCCCGGCGATCGGCCGAGCGGATAACGACCGCGCCGTCGATTTCCTGCTCCTCGTCGTGAGGCATATGCGCCTCGATGCGCGCCACGAGATCCGAAGATGTCACCGCAAAGTGATAGAAGCGGAAAACCACCACACGATTGTTCGCGTGGCTGGCGTAAAAATGCGGTTCGGTGCTTGCCTCGTCAAGGTCGAGCCCGGTCTCCTCCGCCACTTCGCGGCGCATGTTGGCCGCAAGATCGAGCCTGCCATCGACAATGTCGCTCAGGTCGAGGGACCCCGCAGCGCAATAGACCTGGCCGGGATTGGCGGTCCGCTCGCTCATCCGGATCGCCACGATCGCATTGTCCGACGACACGATGACCGCGAAGCCGAAAAGATGCAGCGCGCCTGCCGGATCCGCCTGCTTGCGCCACCAGAGCAGCGCCGAATAGGGAATGACATGCGCCACCCCACGGACCACGCCCTTGTCGAATGCCAGATGCCGCTGCAGCACCATCTGGCCGTTGAAAAGATGCGGGTTGGCTTTCGCCTCCTCGACCCAATTGGCCTCGATCTCGTCCCCGTGCGCGGCGTGAAGCGGATGCGGCCCCTCGACGACGCGAAGATCGAAGCCATCAACCTGGACCGGATTTTTCGGCGGCGGCCACACGCCCTCAAGGGTTAGCACGTCCTCCAGCCTCATCGTCATGGCAGATCGAGCTCCACCACAACTGGGCAATGGTCGGATGCCTTCGGCCGGTCCCAGCCGATGCGGGGAAAGAGTTCCACCTCCTGCCCCGGCGGAAACACGGTGCGAAACGGCTGGCCGTTGCGGATGATGTCCGGCACGGCTGACGGATTGGCGCGGCCAAGCGTCGGAGACAGCCAGATATAGTCGAGCTGGCACAGATGCTGCTCCTCTGGCCCGCGGGCGTGGTAGAGCGTCCAGCGATCCATCTCGTCGCGGCGCCTCACGACATTTTCCGCAAATCCGTCATGGCTGAACACGTCGAGCGCGCTCGCCTCCTCGCGCACCGGCTCGAACCTGTAGCCGCTGCGACGGGTGCCGATCACCTTCACCCGTTCCTGGTAGTCGTTCATGTCACCGCAAATGGCGAAGCTGGCACTGTCGACATTCTCCGGCCCGAACTGCCGCTCGATGATATGGCGCACCGCCTTCGCCTCGGCGACCCGGATCGCCATCGTGCCGGTCCGCCCGTCCCTGTTGTCGCGTACATTGCCCATCGACTTGAAATGCACGACGTAAAGAAGGAACGGTTTCCCGCCGATCTTCAGTTCCAGTTCCAGGCAGTCGCGCTTGAAGATCTTGTCGGACGGCTTGTTGGTCAGCGCCAGTTCGTCGTTGAACAGATCGAGATCCTGATAGGTCAGCATCGCATGGCTGCGCACGTCGACGACCTCGATCCGCTCGCCGGTCAAGGTCCGCTCGCGCATCAGCACCGCCACGTCTATGCCGCGCCCGTCATTGCCCTGCACCAGAAATTTCTGCAGGTAGCCGTTGCCGACCATGCGATAGAGATAGCCGTATTCGAAGGCCTGCAGCGCCGGCATGTTGTCGACCTCCTGCAGGCAGAGGATATCGGCATCCGCCTCGGCAATCGCCAGCGCCGAAAGCTGCCGCGTGTCGTCGGTCTCGGCGATCTGCCTTGCCTGTTCGAGTTGTTCGTATTCCTGCCGGCTGCCGACCTCGAAGAGGCGGATCACCCTGTCCTGCCGCAACTGATTGCGCCATCCGGAAAAATCGAAGCGCGTCATCAGGTTTTCGATGTTGAACGTGCCGAGCCGCAGAGACATGCATGATTCCCGATTGCAGCCGACAGCTTATCAGCTGAAACGCGTCTGGCTACCGTCAGAGCCTCCAGGCCGAGCGGATCACGACAGAGACATCGTCGCCCACATTCACCGGATGGCGGCTATAGGCACGCAGGACCTGTTCGTCGCCGAGCGTGAGCTTCAAGGCGTAGCGCTCACCCTCGAAGAGGACGGAAGTGACCTTCGCTGCCATGCCCTCCCCGGCAATTTCCACATCTTGGGGCCGCACGAGAATGTCGGCATCGCCGCCGCCCTGGGTCAGCAGTTGCTGCAGCATCTGCCAGTCCATCGACCGGTGTGCCGCAGACGCAGCCGGCCAGGAGAGAATGGCACCCTGCCCCACCAGCCCGCCGACCAGCCGTCCCTCCGGTCGCGCATAGATCTCCTGCGGGCTTGCCACCTGCAATAGCCGGCCTTCCGACATCACCGCCACGTCGGTGGCGAGCGCCATCGCCTCCGCCTGGTCGTGGGTCACATAGATCATCGTCGCGCCGGACCGCGCATGAAATTCACGGAATGTCTCTTCCATCTCCTGGCGCAGATGCCGGTCGAGATTGGCGAGCGGCTCGTCGAGCAGCACCACATCCGGCTCGGTGACGAGGCAGCGCGCCAGCGCCACACGCTGTCGCTGGCCACCGGAAAGATCTGCCGGCCGGCGGTCGGCATAGGGTTCAAGCCGCACCGCAGACAATGCTGCCATCACCTTGCGCCGCTTCGTCTCGCCGGTCACGCCGCGAACCTTGAGCGGATAACCGACATTGTCGGCGACGCTCATATGCGGCCAGAGCGCATAGGACTGGAAAACCATCGCCATGTTGCGATCTTCCGGCGCCACCATATGGCCGTCGCCGGCAAGAATTCTCTCGCCAAGCGTGATACGTCCGCCGCTCGGCTGTTCAAAGCCGGCGATCATCCGCAGCACCGTCGTCTTGCCGCATCCGGAAGGGCCGAGCAAGGCCAGGAACCCGCCCTCCCTGACCGCAAGCGAGACGTCGTTGACGGCCGCGCGGCCGGTCCCTTCGAAACTCTTGGAAATCTGGTTGAGGATCAACTGCGCCACGGGACCACACCTTTGGGCAGCCTGTTCGCCAGCAGTTCCAGAACCAGCATCATCACGATTACCATGATGACGACAAGAACCGAAAGTGCGGCGGCGAGATTGAAGCTGCCACTGTCATCGAGATTGTAGATTGCCACGCCGAGCGTCTGTGTCCCGGCCGACCAGAGAAGGGCGGAGACGGTCAGTTCGTTACAGGCGATCAGGAAAACGAGAATGACCGAGGCACCGGCAGCAGGACCGACGAGCGGCACGGTGATGTCGATCATCCGACGGGCAAACCCCGCCCCGGAAAGCCTTGCAGCCTCCTCCAGCGATGGATCGATCTGCCGGAAGGCGCTCACCACCGGCTTGAGGCCGACGGCGAAGAAATGCGAGAAATAAGCGATCAGGATGATCCAGATCGTGCCGTAGATCGAGAAGCCGAGAACCGGGATCGGAGCCGCGAAGACGAGGATGAAGGCGACCGCCGTCACCACGCCCGGCAGCGCATAGGGGATTTCGGCGACGGCCGCGATCAGCGGCACCAGCCGGCTTTTGCTGCGCACCAGGAAATAGCCGACGAGAACCGAAATCACCAGCAGTCCGATCGCCGTTGCCAGCGACAAGCCGATCGAATTGGTGAAGGCCACCCGCGTGATCGACTGACGGAAGAGGATTTCGTCATAGGCATGGAAGGTCACGGTCTTCGGCGTCAGAGGCACGCCATAGGCGGGTGCCAGCGAACTTGCGACCAGCGCCATGAGCGGCATGGCCAGAATGACGAAAAGCGTCACCCAGAGCAGGATTTCAGCAAGCCAGCGCCAGCCCTTGAGCGTGAAGACGGCCACCTGCCCCGACAGGCCGATGACCCGGTAGTCGCGTCCCAGCAGCACCCGCTCCTCCACCGCAAGGCCGATCACCGCCATCAGCGCGATCAAGCCGGAGAGAAGCGAGACATCGGCGAATGTGCCCGGCCCGAAAGCGGCAAATTTCGCGTAGATCAGCGTCGGCAGCGTGTAGATCGAGGCGGGAATGCCGAGAATGGCGGGAATGCCGAAATTGCCGACACCCGAGACGAAGGCGATTGCCGCCCCGGCGGCGAGCCCCGGCAGCGACAGCGGCAGGATGATATCGATCAGCACCCGCCAGGAAGAGGCGCCCGAAAGCCGTGCGGCCTCCACGGCATCTCTCGGCAATGCCAGAAGCCCGGCCCTCAGTGCCAGATAGACGAGCGGCGCATGCTGCACGCCATAGAGAAGCGCGATGCCGCCGACCGAATAGAGCGGCTGCGGGCTGCCGAGCGGCGGCGCAAGTCCAACCGCCTTCAGGAGCGTGCTGGAAGGACCGGTCATGCCGATCCAGGCCAGCGCCGTCACCTGCGGCGGTATCATCGTCGGCAGCATGAAGAGGAAACCCAGCAACGTCTTGCCGCGCAGGTCGAACAGCGTCAGAAGCAGCGCAAAGCCGCCGCCGAGCACGATCGCCGCCAGCATGCCGAAGAACGACGTCGTCAGCGTGTAATAGACCGACTGCCAGAGCGCCGGATCGGTGATGATATCACGCGCACCGCCCTTGAAGGCGGACGCGATGCCGGTCGCGGCCAGCCGCCCGAGCGGCAGCAGGCTGAGCATGAAGATGACGATGAGGACAAAAGGAAACAGCCAGCGCGGCTGG
Protein-coding sequences here:
- a CDS encoding BA14K family protein, giving the protein MASVVTIVLSGLAAVPQFIADPAPHHFAHLDTPDLWTSAPVVVDPAKETYQRIAGLPVVADVPATDGDVQVAARAPDRENAPDAGGDQEKTVALQPAVQRIAGTDANKAFHAESREPAASIAATSPGSQSVEQQQSADAGASAPDAHEQWCHERYRSYRPEDNSYQPFDGGPRKACTSPYG
- a CDS encoding iron ABC transporter permease, producing MSRIVNGGNSQPRWLFPFVLIVIFMLSLLPLGRLAATGIASAFKGGARDIITDPALWQSVYYTLTTSFFGMLAAIVLGGGFALLLTLFDLRGKTLLGFLFMLPTMIPPQVTALAWIGMTGPSSTLLKAVGLAPPLGSPQPLYSVGGIALLYGVQHAPLVYLALRAGLLALPRDAVEAARLSGASSWRVLIDIILPLSLPGLAAGAAIAFVSGVGNFGIPAILGIPASIYTLPTLIYAKFAAFGPGTFADVSLLSGLIALMAVIGLAVEERVLLGRDYRVIGLSGQVAVFTLKGWRWLAEILLWVTLFVILAMPLMALVASSLAPAYGVPLTPKTVTFHAYDEILFRQSITRVAFTNSIGLSLATAIGLLVISVLVGYFLVRSKSRLVPLIAAVAEIPYALPGVVTAVAFILVFAAPIPVLGFSIYGTIWIILIAYFSHFFAVGLKPVVSAFRQIDPSLEEAARLSGAGFARRMIDITVPLVGPAAGASVILVFLIACNELTVSALLWSAGTQTLGVAIYNLDDSGSFNLAAALSVLVVIMVIVMMLVLELLANRLPKGVVPWRS
- a CDS encoding NUDIX hydrolase: MTMRLEDVLTLEGVWPPPKNPVQVDGFDLRVVEGPHPLHAAHGDEIEANWVEEAKANPHLFNGQMVLQRHLAFDKGVVRGVAHVIPYSALLWWRKQADPAGALHLFGFAVIVSSDNAIVAIRMSERTANPGQVYCAAGSLDLSDIVDGRLDLAANMRREVAEETGLDLDEASTEPHFYASHANNRVVVFRFYHFAVTSSDLVARIEAHMPHDEEQEIDGAVVIRSADRRAHHYNPLMYPILDWHFGLPRR
- a CDS encoding endonuclease/exonuclease/phosphatase family protein — its product is MSLRLGTFNIENLMTRFDFSGWRNQLRQDRVIRLFEVGSRQEYEQLEQARQIAETDDTRQLSALAIAEADADILCLQEVDNMPALQAFEYGYLYRMVGNGYLQKFLVQGNDGRGIDVAVLMRERTLTGERIEVVDVRSHAMLTYQDLDLFNDELALTNKPSDKIFKRDCLELELKIGGKPFLLYVVHFKSMGNVRDNRDGRTGTMAIRVAEAKAVRHIIERQFGPENVDSASFAICGDMNDYQERVKVIGTRRSGYRFEPVREEASALDVFSHDGFAENVVRRRDEMDRWTLYHARGPEEQHLCQLDYIWLSPTLGRANPSAVPDIIRNGQPFRTVFPPGQEVELFPRIGWDRPKASDHCPVVVELDLP
- a CDS encoding PhzF family phenazine biosynthesis protein — its product is MARRYAIYDVFTGQRLSGNPLAVIFDTDGLSDEAMQAIAREMNLSETAFILPPEGSGHAARLRIFTPAKELPFAGHPTVGSAIALAERDHPPGETDLDLMAVLEETVGPVRCAIRMRKGEASFAEFELPKRPARIDMPLDRQGIADALTVKSTDMAFENHVLSVWTAAVPFVLIPLRNLATVQNLEFESTLWERVAPFVDGTLASAYVYCRGGVHHQAKFHARMFSPDMRIWEDPATGAAVAALAGAVQQFDALPDGHHPMIVEQGLEIGRPSFIHLHIDSKGGEIAKARIGGQAVKMAEGVLHF
- a CDS encoding ABC transporter ATP-binding protein, with amino-acid sequence MAQLILNQISKSFEGTGRAAVNDVSLAVREGGFLALLGPSGCGKTTVLRMIAGFEQPSGGRITLGERILAGDGHMVAPEDRNMAMVFQSYALWPHMSVADNVGYPLKVRGVTGETKRRKVMAALSAVRLEPYADRRPADLSGGQRQRVALARCLVTEPDVVLLDEPLANLDRHLRQEMEETFREFHARSGATMIYVTHDQAEAMALATDVAVMSEGRLLQVASPQEIYARPEGRLVGGLVGQGAILSWPAASAAHRSMDWQMLQQLLTQGGGDADILVRPQDVEIAGEGMAAKVTSVLFEGERYALKLTLGDEQVLRAYSRHPVNVGDDVSVVIRSAWRL
- a CDS encoding LysR family transcriptional regulator, which gives rise to MDQLSAMRVFVRVVETGNFTRAAATLDIPKTTVTNMVQALEAHLKTTLLNRTTRRVMVTNDGALYYERATQILADINELDGSLSNSQTQPSGRVRLEMAGAFADLIVIPYLCDFHDRYPLIKLDIGVGDRLVDYIAENVDCALRGGTPTDQSLIVRKVGEIGMQAYAAPLYLEKMGDPSHPADLNEGHRCVGYLQAPSGRIMQMNFRRGEEQVDIDPNYIVSVNDARSYLDAAIAGVGIAQVPRFMAQKPLQEGRLVPVLSDWVCESFPLYIVYPQTRHLSNKVRVVVDWLAKRVQDLKVEENRQMMREAS